The Candidatus Tisiphia endosymbiont of Dascillus cervinus genome contains the following window.
CGTTGCTTCTGTTATAGGTACAGTAGCTGCTTTAGGTATTGCTTCGCTTGTTACATCTTACGGTTTTAATTGGCGTATTGCTTTTTGGATCGGAGCAGTAATTGCTTTGATTGGCGGTATTGCTAGAACAACTCTCAGAGAAACACCTGAGTTTGTCAATGCAAAACTTCGATTAAAAAAGAAATATGAGAAAGCTAATATTGATATAAAAGAATTAGACAATGACCCAATTGTTAACGAAAAAGTTAATAAACAATCAGTATTGTATTTGTTTATAATTAACTGTGCGTGTCCTGTATCTTTTTATTTTGCTTATATACATTGTGGCAATCTCCTAAAAAGTTCTTTTGGCTATAGTGCGGAACAAGTAATACACCAAAATTTTATTGTTTCAATGATACAGTTCGCTGGTATGTCATTTATAAGCTATTTAAGTTATAGGATATATCCACTGAAAATCCTAAAGGTAAAATTTGTAATATTCTCTATTTTTATTTTATGTTCTCCTTATATTTTGAACAATATAACCAATCCATTTTTTCTATTTTTACTTCAAGCTGTTCTTGTACTATTCGATTTTGGTCGTGTACCAGATGTTTCGATATTTCTCAGACATTTTCCAGTGTTTAAGCGTTATACTTACAATAGTATGATATATGCTGTAGCACGTGCTTTTATGTATGTTATTACCTCTTTTGGTATTATTTTTTTAACAAAATATTTTGGTCATTGGGGATTATTAATTATTATGATTCCAATAGGTCTAGGATTTGCTTTTGCTTTGTGTCATTTTCAAAAGTTAGAGAAGGAAGCCGGTATTTATGTCGGCTAATTGTTGTAGAATCTAAGGGGCATGCAGTAATTGATAAATGTTTGTAACATAAAGCAGTTAGTATATTTTCTAGTTGTGTTGTTCTATAATACATGCTGACAGTTATAAAACTTTTAAAAGTTTCCTCTATAATCTTCTTAATCTTTTCTGGAGATTTTACACCAACAGTTTCTAAATTATGAATCCGATCAAAAAGTTTAATCAATGCTACATCATATTTTTTTTGTTGAATTAATAAATCTAGTGTTTCTGCCGAGCTAATCTTGCCATGAGGCTTGACCCTAGTCAAGTCTTGCACTTGACTAGCTACTTGACTGCCAAAGATGTAAGTAATCATGGGTTCAGTCAGTTTTGTATCTTCAATTGTGTCGTGTAGTAACGCAGTCACAATCATGTCGGTTCTAAACAATCGTGGAATTTCTAGGGCTGTGTACTGGGCAAGCATATACGCCACTTCAATCGGATGGGAATAATACGGCTCGCCGGATTGTCTCATTTGACTGCCATGATATTTTTTAGCATAGTAGATGCTTTTTTGACTTCATACATGTTTATTGGTTGCTTTACTTTTTCATTTAGCAAAATTAACTCCTTAAGCAACCTCTCAGCATATGCACAATACTGGTATTTTGAATTATCCCAATAGTTATTAACCCGAGTTGCCAATTAATTTATAAGAGCAGAGCTAGGTTTTATGAACATTTGAAGTTAATTTGTAACATTAAAACACTTAATAAAAACTATATTTTTTAGAAATATGTTTGTATTAAAAATGTTTTAGTATCGAGCCTCACATGAAACCAGCGTTAAATATAGCTTTTGCCAGTATAATTAATTGGCAACTCGGGTTTATTAACATCTTCCATAAGAAACCATGATATTTTAATTATAAAGTTATTATAAACTAAAATTTTTACTATTTAAAGCATTTATTGCTTTTTATTTTTAAAAAGATGCATATTTTCTAACCTATGTTGTATAAATTTTTTTATAAATATGCTTAGTGGGTAGGAAAAATATGATATAATTCAACTATAATGATTATATAAAAGAGGATAAGATGAGTAAAGATACTTCAGAGAGTAATAACTGTAGTGTTCTAACAGTAACTAGCACTGCACCACAACATGATATAGTTAAGATGGGAAATATTGAGTTAGTACGCAGAATGTTAAAGTCGCCTAACTTTAATATTAATGCCAAAGATATAAATGGCAGAACTCCATTAGACCTCCTTCGAAACTCTACTTCTGTTGGTGATTTGTACATCGATGCGGTACTCGAATCCGTAACGGAATTAGAGTACGCTGCGGTTCGAGGTGAAGCGTCTCCTTCAAATCTCTCAGCACAAGCGAGTTTCGAAAGAGGTCTATTATATAGCTAACTTGGAAATGTTTTAACCATAGCTACTTCGTTATTGCTAGGAGGCGTGGTAAGCACGACTTGAAAAGTTAAAAAATGGGACAATCATCATCCCCAAAGAGGATTAAACTATAAATTGCTATTTTAGAAAATGCTCATTCACCCCTTGTTTTACGCTCTAATTCTTTACATCATTTGAGTATAGATAATTTAAGCGGATGATGATCTAAAGCCTGTTTTAGATGCTTTGTTTGTATATGTGTGTAAATTTGGGTAGTACTAATATCAGCATGTCCAAGTAGTTCTTGAATTACCCTAAGATCTGCACCGCCTTCTAACAAATGGCTTGCAAAACTGTGACGTAAAGTATGTGGGGAGATATTACTTGGGTCTAGCCCAGCCTTAATAGATGCTTGTTTTAACAGAATTGCGAAATTCTGCCTAGTCATATGACCATTAGTTGAAGAAGAGCAAAATAAATAAATTTGACTTTTAGGGTGTTTTTTGCTTATAAATTTACTACGAATAGTTAAATAATCAGACAAACTTATGGTAGCCTGTTCGTTGATTATCACCATTCTTTCTTTATTACCTTTACCGATTATTGAAAATATTTTTCTAATATTTTGGGACATTTGATTTACTAAAATATCAGTTAACCTTATACTGACAAGCTCAGAAACACGTAACCCACTTGCATATAATAAATGAATCATTGCTTTTAGGCGTATGGAATCAGGGTTTTTGTCTTGATTGCAATAGAAAAGTAAATCTTTGATTTTATCAATTGATAATGTAGAAGGAAGTTTAGCTTGATATCTTGGTAAATCTACCATCAAAGCAGGATTATAATTGATATGCTTTTCGCTAATTAAAAATTCATAATAGTTTTTTATAGTGGATATCTTCCGGTTGATTGATCTTGCCTGCAAGCCATTTCCCGCCAAATATTCTATCCAGTCTCTAATATTTTCAGCTTTAATATTCAGCTCTAACAATTTATTCTGTGATAAAAATTTCTGGAAATCTAACAGATCACCTTTGTAGCCAAGTACGGAATTATTAGATACACCACGCTCCGCTATCATCATTTCTAGGAATTGTTCGATAAACTCTACCATATTACGTACAGTTTGTTTTAATGGAGGCCAGGGCCGGAATCGAACCGGCGCATTGAGGATTTGCAGTCCACGGCATTACCACTTTGCTACCTAGCCTAAAGAGCTGAGATATTAACCAATATTAGAGCAAAAGGCAACTTGTTTTTCTTTTGTTTTAGGTAGGGTAATATTTTTTTATAACTTATACTTTGTTATCCTTCTAAAATATGCTATACTACCACAGAGTAAAATTAGTTTGTATTGTATACTAATTCTGTTTCGAAGAATTGTTATTTGAAAATATCAAGGACTCCCGTACCGTATGTACGTCTAGTGTGTTCTCTCCTCATTTTCAAATCTAATTTGGAGTCACATTCAAGTATATTTAGGGAGTGTTATCTTTAGTATTGTGATTTGCAAAATATCTATAGTTATGATTTAATTATTTGCAACTCACTGACACAAATTCAAATCAATTGACCATGGTCTAAGTTTTTATAATGGAAAGGAGTAAGCATGTCAACATCGTCTGAATTTAAAGTAGGAGAAAGAATTGTATATCCATCTCATGGAGTTGGAGAGATAGTAAATGTAGAACACCAAATCATAGCTGGTACTGATATTAAGGTTTATGTAATATCATTCCCTCAAGACAAAATGACTTTGAAAGTACCGGTAAACAGAGCTGCTATTTCGGGTCTTAGAAAACTTGTTAGTAAAACTGATTTAGCTGTAATATATTCAACGCTTCAGGGTAAAGCTAAGCAAGGTAATAGGATGTGGAGTAGAAGAGCACAAGAATATGAGGGTAAAATAAATTCTGGTAATGTAGTATCTGTAGCAGAAGTGGTACGAGATCTCTATAAGAATGTTGATAGTGACCGATCTTATAGTGAAAGGACTATTTATGAATCAGCCTTAAATAGGCTAGCTGGGGAGCTTGCAATTCTTGAGAATATAAATCCTGACGAAGCAATTAATAAATTAATTGAAGTATTGAGAGATAAGCTCGCTGCGTAAATTGAAAATTCATTTTCCTGAGGTGATATACTGCTATGATTTCAAGAGTTGATAGACGATAGTATACTCAAATGATTTGAAGAATTGGATTTGAAAATGAATGGTGAGCAAGCGGAACGTACATATAGTATAGTCACGCATGCGAATCCATGATATTTCCAAAAAACAATTTTTCAAAGCAGAAGAGTATATAACTTCAGGAAGAGCTAGGCAGTAGCAAAGTCGAGCAGCGTAACGTACATGAGTAATGGGGCAGCTTCAATCTTTAGGTCACGGGAATCTTAATTCTTGAAGTTCTACCTAAGTAGAATAAATTTATTTAAACATTATCTCCAGTAATTCGTACTATATTTGCCCCGCAACTGGTTAGTTTTTTCTCCAATGTTTGGTATCCACGGTCTAAGTGGTAGATTCGGTGTATTCTTGTTGTATCGTTGGCGGCAAGTTCAGCTAATACTAGGGATACTGATGCTCTGAGGTCGCTTGCCATTACTTCTGCTCCTGTCAAAAAAGGTACTCCGTGTATTATACAGTTTAAATAAATACTTACCAAGAGTCTAATTGTCCAATAGACCATAATTCTCCTTGGTATTTTGTATCTTCATCGTTAATAGTTTCAATATAACCTTGCTCCTGTAGTACTACAGTATCTGATATTTTAATATTAAACTCTTTTATAAGGCTTCTATTCGTATCTGTAATTAAAACTAGCTTGTGTTTTTTTGAGTTACGAATAAAAAAATTTTCATAATATTCCTTATCAACAAATACTGTTACTTCGCTGCCGAACATTCTAGGTACATCAATTAGACACATAATTTTTGATGGAGTTGTTATATTATTGTACACTTTAGTTATTAGCATATGACAAACAGCATCAACTAAATATTGTATACATTCTCTTCTAATTTCAAAAGTTGTATCTTTATTTAAGATACTATCTAAAATCGGTATCTTGAAGTTCCAGTATATACCTTTATATACATCATTAGGATAAAAATCCTTAAAACTCTCAGACCATTTCTTTAATACATTTAATCTTCGTCTAAGCATTCTTGATGTTACCACAACATCATTTATGTTTATACACCTATATTTATAAAAATCGTAAGGAAGGGGCTTAGTCATTTTTTTATTCCGTATTATAAAACTTAAGCTACTTCTAGCCTAACCATTGGAATTACCCCTCTATCGGGACCATCAATAAAATCTTGGATAATATTGTCTATAGAAGTTACTTCATTAATATTATAATTTTTCCATTGATTTTGGGTTAAAGAGAAATAAAGATTACCAGACATATCATCATACCAAGTATAAAATATCATTCTTATACCAGGATGATTTGTTGTTAAATCTTTTGCCCTAGCAGCAATTACAGCTTCATAAAAAGTTTTTAGTTCTTTTTTTGTACATAGTTTAAAGTTGTAATCAACTTGAAAACCCCAACGATTTTCGCTATATTCATTAATCCGATTATCCTTAGTACTCAAAACAATGGGATCTTCGATAATTTCATAAAACTCTAGCTCATTAAAATACATCTTAGCTTTTTCAGATATATTTAGCTTTCTTATTGATGGATGAATATTTGGGGTCATATTAGAATTGCTTATCTGTTTTTTTAAACATTATCTCCAGTAATTCGTACTATATTTGCCCCGCAACTGGTTAGTTTTTTCTCCAATGTTTGGTATCCACGATCTAAGTGGTAGATTCGGTGTATTCTTGTTGTATCGTTGGCGGCAAGTCCAGCTAATACTAGGGATACTGATGCTCTGAGGTCGCTTGCCATTACTTCTGCTCCTGTCAAAAAAGGTATACCCCGTATTATAGCACTCTTTCCGTTAACTGTTATATTTGCACCCATTCTGCATAATTCAGGAACATGCATAAAGCGATTCTCAAAAATATTTTCTGTAATTATAGAAGAACCTTTGCAAAGAGTCATAAGGCTCATAAACTGAGCTTGTAAGTCTGTTGCAAAACCTGGATATGGACTTGTATGGATATCCACGGGATTTAATCTGTCTACATAAGAAACTCTTAAACCATTATCAATAGGTTCAACTTTTATGCCAGCTTCAATGAGCTTTAATACTATATTTTCAACAATATTGCTGTTAATTCCATAAATATTTAAATTGCCTTTAGTAATGGCAGCCGCCATCATGTAGGTACCAGCTTCAATACGATCCGGCATGACTGAATAGTTGGTATTTTTTAAATAAGATTTACCAATAATTCTTACTTCGCTTGTACCAATTCCATCTATTTCTGCACCCATTTTGTTAAGGCAATGGCATAGATCAACAATTTCTGGTTCTCTAGCA
Protein-coding sequences here:
- a CDS encoding MFS transporter → MIGYQQEQRSLTKEQKEAVGLLSIGTFLEYFDLMLYVHLAVLLNELFFPKYEAFAASILTAFAFCSTFIFRPIGALIFGYIGDRVGRKATVIITTIMMAISCVIMANVPTYAQIGITASVIITVCRVLQGMSSVGEIVGAELYLTETIKPPIQYPVVAFIAVASVIGTVAALGIASLVTSYGFNWRIAFWIGAVIALIGGIARTTLRETPEFVNAKLRLKKKYEKANIDIKELDNDPIVNEKVNKQSVLYLFIINCACPVSFYFAYIHCGNLLKSSFGYSAEQVIHQNFIVSMIQFAGMSFISYLSYRIYPLKILKVKFVIFSIFILCSPYILNNITNPFFLFLLQAVLVLFDFGRVPDVSIFLRHFPVFKRYTYNSMIYAVARAFMYVITSFGIIFLTKYFGHWGLLIIMIPIGLGFAFALCHFQKLEKEAGIYVG
- a CDS encoding HD domain-containing protein, with protein sequence MRQSGEPYYSHPIEVAYMLAQYTALEIPRLFRTDMIVTALLHDTIEDTKLTEPMITYIFGSQVASQVQDLTRVKPHGKISSAETLDLLIQQKKYDVALIKLFDRIHNLETVGVKSPEKIKKIIEETFKSFITVSMYYRTTQLENILTALCYKHLSITACPLDSTTISRHKYRLPSLTFENDTKQKQILDLLES
- a CDS encoding ankyrin repeat domain-containing protein encodes the protein MSKDTSESNNCSVLTVTSTAPQHDIVKMGNIELVRRMLKSPNFNINAKDINGRTPLDLLRNSTSVGDLYIDAVLESVTELEYAAVRGEASPSNLSAQASFERGLLYS
- a CDS encoding site-specific tyrosine recombinase XerD; its protein translation is MVEFIEQFLEMMIAERGVSNNSVLGYKGDLLDFQKFLSQNKLLELNIKAENIRDWIEYLAGNGLQARSINRKISTIKNYYEFLISEKHINYNPALMVDLPRYQAKLPSTLSIDKIKDLLFYCNQDKNPDSIRLKAMIHLLYASGLRVSELVSIRLTDILVNQMSQNIRKIFSIIGKGNKERMVIINEQATISLSDYLTIRSKFISKKHPKSQIYLFCSSSTNGHMTRQNFAILLKQASIKAGLDPSNISPHTLRHSFASHLLEGGADLRVIQELLGHADISTTQIYTHIQTKHLKQALDHHPLKLSILK
- a CDS encoding CarD family transcriptional regulator, with product MSTSSEFKVGERIVYPSHGVGEIVNVEHQIIAGTDIKVYVISFPQDKMTLKVPVNRAAISGLRKLVSKTDLAVIYSTLQGKAKQGNRMWSRRAQEYEGKINSGNVVSVAEVVRDLYKNVDSDRSYSERTIYESALNRLAGELAILENINPDEAINKLIEVLRDKLAA
- a CDS encoding DUF3916 domain-containing protein is translated as MTKPLPYDFYKYRCININDVVVTSRMLRRRLNVLKKWSESFKDFYPNDVYKGIYWNFKIPILDSILNKDTTFEIRRECIQYLVDAVCHMLITKVYNNITTPSKIMCLIDVPRMFGSEVTVFVDKEYYENFFIRNSKKHKLVLITDTNRSLIKEFNIKISDTVVLQEQGYIETINDEDTKYQGELWSIGQLDSW
- the murA gene encoding UDP-N-acetylglucosamine 1-carboxyvinyltransferase; protein product: MDSLIIQGGIPLEGSISISGAKNAALPIMTAALLTDKLSINNIPKLTDILTMRKLLENLGSVVTVTEHQDHLSMDIDSSNINNFTAPYDIVRKMRASIWVLGPLLSRFSKAKVSLPGGCAIGARQVDLHIAALQAMGANINVDHGYINATIKGRLKAVHFVFKQISVGATINSIMAATLAEGETILFNCAREPEIVDLCHCLNKMGAEIDGIGTSEVRIIGKSYLKNTNYSVMPDRIEAGTYMMAAAITKGNLNIYGINSNIVENIVLKLIEAGIKVEPIDNGLRVSYVDRLNPVDIHTSPYPGFATDLQAQFMSLMTLCKGSSIITENIFENRFMHVPELCRMGANITVNGKSAIIRGIPFLTGAEVMASDLRASVSLVLAGLAANDTTRIHRIYHLDRGYQTLEKKLTSCGANIVRITGDNV